From Aurantimicrobium sp. INA4, one genomic window encodes:
- a CDS encoding SOS response-associated peptidase, with translation MCGGYALAEPTEVLEDVFHVEVIGENLPGPSWNIRPTNQVPIVVDTIDAQTGAQLRRLESARWSLIPSWVKGEPPKFSTFNARSEDAASKASWRDAVKSKRCLVPASGYFEWVVEDGVKVPHYIHSDHLIAFAGLYSWWRAAESDPWMLTATILTMPTVPELAAIHDRNPVPLPEQYWDEWLNPSTVGTQELVDAAVAAAIPVAACLREYAVNPLRGNGPELIEPR, from the coding sequence ATGTGTGGAGGTTACGCGCTCGCGGAACCCACTGAAGTGCTTGAGGACGTCTTTCATGTGGAAGTCATAGGTGAGAACCTGCCTGGTCCGAGTTGGAATATTCGGCCGACCAATCAGGTTCCTATTGTGGTCGACACCATTGATGCGCAAACAGGTGCTCAGCTTCGGCGCTTAGAAAGCGCCCGCTGGTCCCTTATTCCTTCATGGGTAAAGGGGGAACCACCCAAGTTCTCCACATTCAACGCTCGCAGTGAAGATGCGGCGTCCAAAGCATCTTGGCGTGATGCGGTCAAATCCAAGCGCTGCCTTGTTCCGGCCTCTGGTTATTTCGAGTGGGTTGTCGAAGACGGTGTGAAAGTTCCGCATTACATTCACTCAGACCACCTGATTGCTTTTGCAGGGTTGTATTCGTGGTGGAGAGCAGCCGAAAGTGATCCGTGGATGCTTACCGCCACCATCTTGACTATGCCGACCGTGCCGGAGCTGGCAGCGATTCACGATCGCAATCCTGTGCCACTACCTGAGCAGTACTGGGATGAGTGGCTGAACCCTTCAACGGTGGGAACTCAAGAATTGGTTGATGCCGCTGTGGCGGCAGCTATCCCTGTTGCGGCTTGCTTGCGAGAGTATGCGGTCAACCCTTTGCGCGGCAATGGGCCTGAACTTATTGAGCCTCGCTAA
- the heR gene encoding heliorhodopsin HeR, whose amino-acid sequence MARKIRSEDEQIKRLRVYNIVAGAIHLLQGLAFLFILTKLSSQVMFPVTVDYMTGPPGVDLPTERVTLFEVNLGLGVVAFLFMSAFFHFLISLPGVFTRYANGLKLNHNYFRWTEYSLSSSVMIWLIAQLNGATDFAALFAIFAVNASMIFFGALQEKYEKPGNKKFLPFIFGSMTGIVPWIIIAIYTLQPGSTSAAEVPGFVYGIVISLFIFFNTFAINQVLQYRQIGGWKSYLRGERAYITLSLVAKSVLAWQVFSGALVPLFVS is encoded by the coding sequence GTGGCTCGCAAAATTCGCAGTGAAGACGAACAAATTAAACGCCTCCGGGTGTACAACATCGTTGCTGGAGCAATACACCTGCTGCAAGGTCTTGCATTCCTCTTCATTCTCACCAAGCTCAGTTCTCAAGTGATGTTCCCGGTCACCGTGGACTATATGACAGGTCCTCCCGGTGTCGATCTCCCCACCGAGCGGGTGACCCTGTTTGAAGTCAACCTGGGTCTGGGAGTTGTGGCGTTCTTGTTTATGTCTGCTTTCTTCCACTTCCTTATTTCACTACCTGGGGTCTTCACTCGCTATGCCAACGGGCTCAAGCTCAACCACAACTACTTCCGGTGGACCGAGTATTCCTTGAGTTCCTCTGTGATGATCTGGCTTATTGCTCAACTCAATGGCGCGACAGATTTCGCAGCACTGTTTGCCATCTTCGCCGTCAACGCCTCCATGATCTTCTTTGGTGCTTTGCAGGAGAAGTATGAAAAGCCTGGAAATAAGAAGTTCCTGCCGTTCATCTTCGGTTCCATGACCGGTATTGTTCCCTGGATTATCATCGCGATTTACACTCTGCAGCCAGGTTCAACCAGCGCTGCAGAGGTTCCCGGCTTTGTTTATGGCATCGTCATTTCACTGTTCATCTTCTTCAACACCTTCGCGATCAACCAGGTGCTGCAGTATCGCCAAATTGGTGGCTGGAAGAGCTACCTGCGCGGTGAGCGTGCATACATCACGCTCAGCCTGGTAGCCAAGAGTGTGCTTGCCTGGCAGGTTTTCTCCGGCGCTCTTGTTCCACTCTTTGTGAGCTAA
- a CDS encoding DUF6186 family protein, translating into MMWNLVAFGYLVIVLTAIAVEIYAQRKPHVIAPLGDMLDHVMKSRTTRVAVIAAWWWFGWHFAFAETVQLTL; encoded by the coding sequence ATGATGTGGAATCTCGTTGCGTTCGGTTATCTCGTGATAGTCCTCACAGCAATTGCCGTTGAGATTTATGCTCAGAGAAAACCTCATGTCATTGCCCCACTGGGGGACATGCTCGATCACGTCATGAAGTCACGAACTACCAGAGTTGCCGTCATTGCGGCATGGTGGTGGTTTGGTTGGCACTTTGCCTTTGCTGAAACTGTCCAGTTGACTCTCTAG
- the ychF gene encoding redox-regulated ATPase YchF, with protein MALTIGIVGLPNVGKSTLFNALTKNQVLAANYPFATIEPNIGVVNLPDARLNKLAEIFGSQQLLPAAVSFVDIAGIVKGASEGEGLGNKFLANIREADAIAQVVRGFSDHDVVHVDGKISPASDLETINTELILADLETLEKAITRLEKEVKAKKAEPAALEAAVEAQKVLNEGKLLSVSGIDLAPIKDLGLMTAKPVIFVFNVDESVLTDEAKRAELAALVTPAKAVFLDAKLESELIDLSPEDAAELLASTGQEESGLDQLARIGFDTLGLQTYLTAGPKEARAWTIGKGWKAPQAAGVIHTDFEKGFIKAEIISFEDLVETGSVAEARAKGKARMEGKDYVMQDGDVVEFRFNV; from the coding sequence GTGGCTCTAACTATCGGAATCGTCGGACTGCCCAACGTAGGCAAGTCCACCCTCTTTAATGCACTGACCAAAAACCAGGTTCTCGCGGCGAACTATCCCTTCGCAACAATTGAACCCAACATTGGTGTGGTCAACCTCCCTGATGCGCGCTTGAACAAGCTGGCTGAAATCTTTGGCAGCCAGCAGCTGTTGCCAGCTGCGGTGTCCTTTGTTGACATCGCCGGCATTGTGAAGGGGGCCTCCGAGGGTGAAGGTCTGGGAAACAAGTTCCTGGCCAACATTCGTGAGGCAGACGCCATTGCCCAGGTAGTTCGCGGATTCTCTGACCACGACGTTGTTCACGTTGATGGCAAGATTTCTCCCGCAAGTGACCTGGAGACCATCAATACCGAGCTCATTCTTGCTGACCTAGAAACCTTGGAAAAGGCAATCACGCGCCTCGAGAAGGAAGTCAAAGCGAAGAAGGCAGAACCTGCAGCCCTTGAGGCGGCCGTTGAAGCGCAAAAGGTGCTTAACGAAGGCAAGCTTCTCTCTGTTTCTGGCATCGATCTTGCCCCCATCAAGGATCTTGGTCTCATGACTGCGAAGCCGGTGATCTTCGTATTCAACGTGGATGAGTCTGTGTTGACCGATGAAGCGAAGCGCGCTGAATTGGCTGCTCTGGTTACTCCTGCGAAGGCAGTGTTCTTGGATGCCAAACTTGAATCTGAACTTATTGATCTTTCTCCAGAAGATGCTGCTGAATTGCTAGCCTCCACAGGTCAGGAAGAGTCCGGCTTGGATCAACTCGCTCGTATTGGCTTTGACACCCTCGGTCTGCAGACCTATCTCACCGCGGGTCCTAAAGAAGCTCGTGCGTGGACCATTGGTAAGGGCTGGAAAGCTCCCCAAGCAGCCGGTGTGATCCACACTGACTTTGAAAAGGGTTTCATCAAAGCTGAAATCATCTCCTTTGAGGACCTCGTTGAGACCGGTTCTGTTGCGGAAGCTCGCGCCAAAGGCAAGGCCCGCATGGAAGGTAAGGACTACGTTATGCAAGATGGCGACGTGGTCGAATTCCGCTTCAATGTCTAA
- a CDS encoding dihydrofolate reductase family protein → MSNIVYFVASTLDGYIADSDGSLEWLTSIEGAPEDITSSFISTVGVQVMGSRTYEWLLENENILSHPEKWSQFFGEMKTVVFSSRALPVPEMADIAFVHGSPSELVDEITTRAGDENIWLVGGGQLASQFLAANLIDRLEITYAPVVLGSGVKLFGDLSDFVRVDIRETLPSGNFIHVKCDVSLTS, encoded by the coding sequence ATGTCTAACATTGTCTACTTTGTCGCCTCAACTCTTGATGGCTACATCGCTGACTCTGACGGATCACTAGAGTGGCTCACCTCTATTGAGGGAGCTCCCGAGGACATTACCTCCAGCTTTATCTCAACCGTGGGTGTTCAAGTCATGGGTTCGCGAACCTATGAGTGGTTACTCGAGAATGAAAACATCCTGAGCCACCCAGAAAAATGGTCACAGTTCTTTGGTGAGATGAAAACTGTTGTGTTCAGCTCGCGGGCGCTTCCTGTACCAGAGATGGCAGACATTGCATTCGTTCATGGGTCACCTTCTGAGCTTGTAGACGAGATCACCACCCGGGCTGGTGATGAAAACATCTGGCTGGTTGGCGGTGGTCAACTGGCTTCGCAATTTCTTGCGGCGAATCTGATTGACCGTCTGGAAATCACCTACGCTCCCGTAGTGCTCGGCAGCGGGGTCAAGCTTTTTGGTGATCTCAGTGACTTTGTTCGGGTAGATATTCGTGAAACACTTCCGAGTGGAAACTTTATTCACGTAAAGTGTGACGTTTCTCTCACGTCCTAA